The Streptomyces sp. NBC_01353 genome contains a region encoding:
- a CDS encoding peptidoglycan-binding protein, with the protein MSDEGRRGGIARRRRAVTVLAVGAFALSGAGLWGASLVQSPAQAAADARPPAPDVLTAAVERRILSDTVVTRGTVSASQTLDIAPAASAAEGGKPVVTKVLVQAGKTFKAGRVLMEISGRPVFVLTGTLPVYRDLKPGAHGEDVRQLQKALTGLGHGTGGDKKGVYGPGTKAAVAAFYTSIGYDPVLVGGDSGGEGGDPVEAARGQVKAAERALAGLTSRKADAGADAEAGASGDELRYAREDLAEARQKLADAEAVSGPMVPASEVAYLSGFPARVDVVNAKVGGDVGEKPLTVSAGRLVVKGSLAAHEKGLVRPGQKVRVLSEATGEEATGVVASVSEAPVTATPEGGSAGEAAPGQGFALEVRPDNELPATLAGQDVRLTVEAATSAGKVLVVPVSAVSAGADSRTTVTVLQNDGTRRRVEVRPGTSGDGYVQVTPVGGTLSEQERVIVGIGMGVGAGAGDGGPGAGGVPEAPGVQG; encoded by the coding sequence GTGTCGGACGAAGGTCGGCGGGGCGGTATCGCACGCCGGCGCAGGGCAGTCACCGTGCTGGCCGTGGGCGCGTTCGCGCTCTCCGGAGCGGGCCTGTGGGGCGCCTCCCTCGTGCAGTCGCCGGCGCAGGCCGCCGCGGACGCCCGGCCGCCGGCGCCCGACGTCCTGACGGCGGCCGTGGAGCGCCGAATCCTTTCGGACACCGTGGTGACCCGGGGAACGGTCTCCGCCTCGCAGACCCTCGACATCGCCCCCGCCGCCTCCGCGGCCGAGGGCGGCAAGCCGGTCGTCACCAAGGTTCTCGTCCAGGCCGGCAAGACCTTCAAAGCCGGCCGGGTCCTCATGGAGATATCCGGCCGACCGGTGTTCGTACTGACCGGCACCCTGCCGGTGTACCGGGACCTCAAGCCCGGCGCCCACGGGGAGGACGTACGACAGCTGCAGAAGGCCCTGACCGGCCTCGGGCACGGCACCGGCGGCGACAAGAAGGGCGTGTACGGCCCCGGGACGAAGGCCGCGGTCGCCGCCTTCTACACCTCCATCGGCTACGACCCCGTCCTCGTCGGCGGCGACAGCGGCGGCGAGGGCGGCGACCCGGTCGAGGCGGCCCGCGGCCAGGTGAAGGCCGCCGAGCGCGCGCTCGCCGGGCTGACGTCACGCAAGGCAGACGCGGGTGCCGACGCCGAGGCGGGGGCCTCGGGCGACGAGCTGAGGTACGCCCGCGAGGACCTCGCCGAGGCGCGGCAGAAGCTGGCCGACGCGGAAGCCGTGTCGGGCCCCATGGTCCCCGCGTCCGAGGTCGCCTATCTGTCCGGCTTCCCGGCCCGGGTCGACGTGGTCAACGCCAAGGTCGGCGGCGACGTCGGCGAGAAGCCCCTGACCGTCTCGGCGGGCCGGCTCGTGGTCAAGGGCTCGCTCGCCGCCCACGAGAAGGGTCTGGTGCGGCCCGGCCAGAAGGTACGGGTCCTCTCCGAGGCCACCGGCGAAGAGGCCACCGGCGTCGTCGCCTCGGTCTCCGAGGCGCCCGTGACGGCCACGCCCGAGGGCGGATCCGCCGGCGAGGCGGCGCCGGGGCAGGGCTTCGCCCTCGAAGTTCGCCCCGACAACGAGCTGCCGGCGACCCTCGCGGGCCAGGACGTACGACTCACCGTCGAAGCGGCGACCTCGGCCGGCAAGGTGCTCGTCGTCCCCGTCTCCGCCGTCTCGGCAGGCGCCGACTCCCGTACCACCGTCACCGTCCTCCAGAACGACGGCACGCGCCGCCGCGTCGAGGTCCGCCCGGGAACCTCGGGCGACGGCTACGTGCAGGTCACACCCGTGGGCGGGACGCTCTCCGAGCAGGAGCGGGTGATCGTCGGCATCGGCATGGGGGTCGGAGCCGGGGCCGGTGACGGCGGTCCCGGGGCCGGCGGCGTTCCGGAGGCTCCAGGGGTCCAGGGATGA
- a CDS encoding ABC transporter ATP-binding protein: MTESIPQDATDEDVTAAEVPVIDFRGMTLTYPGTPPVEALRPFDLTIHRGDYLTVVGPSGSGKSTFLNIAGLLDRPTGGTYRLDGIDTAALRDSERAGLRGSRIGFVFQSFHLLPHRSSLENVMLSMTYNGIARAERVTRAREALVRVGLGHRIDAVPTRMSGGERQRVAIARALVSRPSLLLCDEPTGNLDTTTAQQILGLLDELHADGITLIVITHDPEVAARGRRTVTIRDGLLRERVPA; the protein is encoded by the coding sequence ATGACCGAGAGCATCCCGCAGGACGCCACGGACGAGGATGTGACCGCCGCCGAGGTCCCCGTCATCGACTTCAGGGGCATGACCCTCACCTACCCCGGAACGCCTCCGGTCGAGGCGCTGCGCCCTTTCGACCTCACGATCCACCGCGGTGACTATCTGACGGTCGTCGGCCCCTCAGGCTCCGGCAAGTCGACGTTCCTCAACATCGCGGGACTCCTCGACCGGCCGACCGGGGGCACGTACCGGCTCGACGGCATCGACACCGCCGCCCTCAGGGACAGCGAGCGCGCCGGACTGCGCGGCAGCCGCATCGGCTTCGTCTTCCAGAGCTTCCATCTCCTGCCCCACCGCTCCTCGTTGGAGAACGTCATGCTCTCCATGACGTACAACGGCATCGCGCGGGCCGAGCGGGTCACCCGGGCGCGCGAGGCGCTCGTCCGCGTCGGTCTGGGGCACCGGATCGACGCCGTCCCCACCCGGATGTCCGGCGGTGAGCGCCAACGTGTCGCCATTGCCCGGGCGTTGGTGAGCCGGCCGTCGCTCCTGCTGTGCGACGAGCCCACCGGAAACCTCGACACGACCACCGCGCAGCAGATCCTCGGACTGCTCGACGAACTCCACGCTGACGGCATCACCCTGATCGTCATCACCCACGATCCCGAGGTGGCCGCCCGGGGCAGGCGCACGGTGACCATCCGGGACGGCCTGCTGCGCGAACGGGTACCGGCATGA
- a CDS encoding ABC transporter permease — MRRPGRFPLPGRRRSTVRVSRLSPRDLLTEATAGMLQRPGRSALTALGTVLGVGTFVAVLGLTSTTSQQIDERFNELTATEVTIEDTGGDQPEYVRNAFPADADARIERLNGVRDAGVYWSVRLPEGQGVRSAPVGEAAEEAQSQIVAASPGVLAAAGPHLQQGRIFDAYHDRQAQQVAVVGSGMAARLGITTLETAPAIFIDGDAFTVIGIVDGVDRKSDVLLSVVVPRTTAERVWGGPRGDRAKMLISTELGAAQQIAGEAALALDSAHPEYFQAVPPPDPRSLRTAVTSDLDQLFLLLAGICLLIGAVGIANTTLVAVLERTGEIGLRRALGARSRHITLQFLAESGALGTLGGLVGTSLGTFAVIGTAMAREWTPVIHPVTVVAAPAIGLVTGVVAGLYPAWRASRIQPVEALRR; from the coding sequence ATGAGGCGCCCCGGCCGATTCCCGCTCCCGGGGCGCCGGAGGAGTACGGTCCGGGTCTCGCGGCTCTCCCCGCGCGACCTACTGACCGAGGCGACCGCGGGGATGCTCCAGCGCCCGGGCCGCTCGGCCCTGACCGCGCTCGGCACCGTCCTGGGCGTGGGCACCTTCGTCGCCGTGCTGGGCCTGACCTCCACCACGTCCCAGCAGATCGACGAGCGCTTCAACGAGCTGACCGCGACCGAGGTGACGATCGAGGACACCGGCGGTGACCAGCCGGAGTACGTACGGAACGCCTTCCCGGCCGACGCCGACGCGCGGATCGAGCGGCTGAACGGGGTGCGCGACGCGGGCGTCTACTGGTCGGTGCGGCTGCCGGAGGGGCAGGGCGTACGGTCCGCGCCCGTCGGCGAGGCGGCCGAGGAGGCTCAGAGCCAGATCGTCGCGGCCTCACCGGGCGTCCTGGCCGCCGCGGGCCCGCACCTCCAGCAGGGCAGGATCTTCGACGCCTACCACGACCGGCAGGCGCAGCAGGTCGCCGTGGTCGGCTCCGGCATGGCGGCCCGGCTGGGGATCACCACACTGGAGACGGCACCCGCGATCTTCATCGACGGAGACGCCTTCACGGTGATCGGCATCGTCGATGGGGTCGACCGGAAGTCGGACGTGCTGCTCTCCGTCGTCGTTCCGCGCACCACCGCGGAGCGGGTCTGGGGCGGGCCGCGGGGCGACCGCGCCAAGATGCTGATCTCCACGGAGCTCGGCGCCGCCCAGCAGATCGCGGGCGAAGCAGCCCTCGCTCTCGATTCGGCCCACCCCGAGTACTTCCAGGCCGTTCCGCCGCCCGACCCGAGGTCGCTCAGGACGGCGGTCACATCGGACCTCGACCAGCTGTTCCTGCTCCTCGCGGGCATCTGTCTGCTGATCGGCGCGGTGGGCATCGCCAACACCACGCTGGTGGCCGTGCTCGAACGAACGGGAGAGATCGGCCTGCGCCGCGCGCTCGGCGCCCGCAGCCGCCACATCACGCTCCAGTTCCTGGCGGAGTCGGGCGCGCTCGGCACCCTCGGCGGACTGGTCGGCACCAGCCTCGGCACCTTCGCCGTCATCGGCACCGCGATGGCGCGCGAATGGACCCCGGTCATCCATCCCGTCACCGTCGTGGCGGCCCCTGCCATCGGCCTGGTGACCGGCGTCGTCGCCGGGCTCTATCCGGCCTGGCGCGCGAGCCGCATCCAGCCGGTGGAGGCGCTGCGGCGCTAG
- a CDS encoding LCP family protein yields MGWDESLYGDGGEGAGEGTRAPGGGAGDGGDKGGAGGGGGEGRTSHRRKGPRRRAKKSGKRKIFRWVAATLSLLILATAGAGYLYYQHLNGNIRGGSRAGGDSGVKKATPNALGDTPLNILLIGSDSRADAKNVALGGGKNLRDSAPLADVQMLLHISADRKNANIVSIPRDTIVKIPECKGTDGATYPATTTKPINETLGRGGPGCTLTTWESITGVYIDHWMMVDFAGVVAMADEVGGVPVCVNTGVWDKSTRLVKGGSGLQLPEGTTEVKGEQALQWLRTRHAFGNDQNRAKAQHMYMNGMMEKLQKQNAWTDTGRLMGLAETATKALQVSDEIRSVAKLFDLSMQLKNVKLDRLTTATVPTVEWSQNKDKLEMVPKSADKMWSMLRDDVAFDKNGDPAGAKPSASASAKPKGPDAAAPGTLAVTVVNGTGADGQASVDGRASGMATTLKGKGFTQAEASQSAEPRKDTVVKYPKAAGDQGKADALSVAKALGLPDSAVRADAKAQSITLVIGGDWREGATYKKPKTEAGDLPDGADDKTDCMEVYSVYKWDGKSKS; encoded by the coding sequence TTGGGCTGGGACGAGAGTCTCTACGGTGACGGGGGTGAGGGTGCCGGGGAGGGCACCCGCGCTCCCGGCGGCGGTGCGGGCGACGGCGGCGACAAAGGCGGCGCCGGTGGGGGCGGCGGCGAAGGTCGCACGAGTCACCGGCGCAAGGGTCCGCGCAGGCGCGCCAAGAAGAGCGGGAAACGCAAGATATTTCGCTGGGTCGCCGCGACCCTGTCACTGCTGATACTCGCGACGGCCGGCGCCGGATACCTGTACTACCAGCACCTCAACGGCAACATCCGTGGCGGCAGCCGCGCCGGCGGCGACAGCGGCGTGAAGAAGGCGACGCCGAACGCGCTCGGCGACACCCCGCTCAACATCCTGCTGATCGGCTCCGACAGTCGCGCCGACGCCAAGAACGTGGCGCTCGGCGGTGGCAAGAACCTCCGGGACAGTGCGCCGCTCGCGGATGTGCAGATGCTCCTGCACATCTCGGCGGACCGTAAGAACGCCAACATCGTCTCCATCCCGCGCGACACGATCGTCAAGATCCCGGAGTGCAAGGGCACGGATGGCGCGACCTACCCCGCCACCACCACCAAACCCATCAACGAGACGCTGGGGCGCGGCGGTCCGGGCTGCACCCTGACCACCTGGGAGTCGATCACCGGGGTCTACATCGATCACTGGATGATGGTCGACTTCGCGGGTGTGGTGGCGATGGCGGACGAAGTCGGCGGCGTCCCGGTCTGTGTGAATACCGGTGTCTGGGACAAGTCGACCCGGCTGGTGAAGGGCGGCTCCGGCCTGCAGCTGCCCGAGGGCACCACCGAGGTCAAGGGCGAGCAGGCGCTCCAGTGGCTGCGCACCCGGCACGCGTTCGGCAACGACCAGAACCGCGCCAAGGCCCAGCACATGTACATGAACGGCATGATGGAGAAGCTCCAGAAGCAGAACGCCTGGACCGACACCGGGCGGCTGATGGGTCTGGCGGAGACCGCCACGAAGGCGCTTCAGGTCTCCGACGAGATCCGCTCGGTGGCGAAGCTCTTCGATCTGTCGATGCAGCTCAAGAACGTGAAGCTCGACCGTCTCACGACGGCGACCGTTCCCACGGTCGAGTGGTCCCAGAACAAGGACAAGCTCGAGATGGTGCCGAAGTCCGCCGACAAGATGTGGTCGATGCTCCGCGACGACGTGGCCTTCGACAAGAACGGTGACCCGGCCGGCGCCAAGCCGTCCGCCTCCGCCTCCGCGAAGCCGAAGGGCCCGGACGCGGCCGCGCCCGGCACGCTCGCCGTCACGGTCGTCAACGGCACGGGTGCCGACGGTCAGGCGTCCGTGGACGGCCGGGCGAGCGGCATGGCGACGACCCTGAAGGGCAAGGGCTTCACCCAGGCGGAAGCATCGCAGAGCGCCGAGCCCCGCAAGGACACGGTGGTCAAGTACCCGAAGGCGGCCGGCGACCAGGGCAAGGCGGACGCCCTGTCCGTGGCCAAGGCCCTCGGCCTGCCGGACTCGGCGGTCCGGGCCGACGCGAAGGCGCAGAGCATCACCCTTGTCATCGGCGGCGACTGGCGCGAGGGCGCCACGTACAAGAAGCCGAAGACGGAGGCAGGTGACCTCCCGGACGGCGCCGACGACAAGACGGACTGCATGGAGGTCTACTCCGTCTACAAGTGGGACGGCAAGAGCAAGAGCTGA
- a CDS encoding LCP family protein: MDAHSRGQADEIDPADQWVLNPQTGNYELRLNHSAGQSTPQSRPRGATTPGPRTGEGSRAAERSRTGETSRTGERSRTSTEAPVPGQRRRRAPEGPAGGPPSAGRRKRKPQKSRKKKVLLWTGGTMAVVLVAGAAGAYALYNKFNGNLNTVDVGDAASGGETMEGPLNILIIGNDIRTGEGNTSYGNKDNVTGHADTTFLFHVSEDRTNATAISIPRDLKTEIPDCPTKQPDGSTKVIPGSTTKTKFNESFGVNGRDPGCTMRTVKALSGGIEINHFMMVDFNAVKTLSAAVGGVKVCLNKPIHDKDYSKLNLSEGEHRVQGEQALAFLRNRHGLGNESDLDRIKMQQQFLASMIRQLKEDTLDSPTKLYSVADAATKALTVDRGIGTAIKLTTLAKELGKVDLKNISFMTVPVVDNPDEPPTKRATVVLDQTKAPQVFSMVQNDVSFTEVKKKEKDAKNAQAQAEAKLLQGTRAKAADVRVDVFNGSGIQGAAQKTIDWLQNDQGVTRSTNKANAPEKAAKTTLTYAPNQADQARKLADMMGLPATALKPGTTDAGEREPMTLVLGSDFKGAGVPITGPVKAPDVDKVEADKKVCAQ; the protein is encoded by the coding sequence GTGGACGCGCACAGCCGTGGACAGGCGGACGAGATCGACCCCGCCGACCAGTGGGTACTGAACCCGCAGACGGGCAACTACGAACTGCGACTGAACCACTCCGCTGGGCAGTCGACACCGCAGTCCCGCCCCCGCGGCGCCACCACTCCGGGCCCGAGAACCGGTGAGGGGTCACGGGCCGCCGAGCGTTCGCGGACCGGCGAGACCTCCCGGACCGGCGAGCGTTCGCGGACCTCGACCGAGGCGCCCGTTCCCGGCCAGCGCCGCCGCCGTGCTCCCGAGGGCCCCGCGGGCGGGCCGCCGTCGGCCGGTCGCCGCAAGCGCAAGCCGCAGAAGTCCCGTAAGAAGAAGGTCCTGCTCTGGACCGGCGGGACGATGGCCGTCGTGCTCGTGGCCGGTGCGGCGGGCGCGTACGCGCTCTACAACAAGTTCAACGGCAACCTCAACACCGTCGACGTCGGTGACGCCGCCTCCGGCGGCGAGACGATGGAGGGGCCGCTGAACATCCTGATCATCGGCAACGACATCCGCACCGGCGAGGGCAACACGAGCTACGGGAACAAGGACAACGTCACCGGCCACGCCGACACGACGTTCCTCTTCCACGTCTCCGAGGACCGCACCAACGCGACGGCCATCAGCATCCCCCGGGACCTCAAGACCGAGATCCCGGACTGCCCGACGAAGCAGCCCGACGGTTCGACCAAGGTCATCCCCGGCTCGACGACCAAGACGAAGTTCAACGAGTCGTTCGGCGTCAACGGCCGTGACCCGGGCTGCACGATGCGCACCGTCAAGGCGCTGTCGGGCGGCATCGAGATCAACCACTTCATGATGGTCGACTTCAACGCCGTCAAGACGCTGTCGGCCGCGGTCGGCGGCGTGAAGGTCTGCCTGAACAAGCCCATCCACGACAAGGACTACTCCAAGCTCAACCTCTCGGAGGGGGAGCACAGGGTCCAGGGTGAGCAGGCGCTCGCGTTCCTCCGCAACCGGCACGGTCTCGGCAACGAGAGCGACCTGGACCGGATCAAGATGCAGCAGCAGTTCCTCGCATCCATGATCCGGCAGCTGAAGGAGGACACGCTCGACAGTCCGACGAAGCTGTACTCGGTGGCGGACGCGGCGACCAAGGCGCTCACCGTGGACAGGGGAATAGGCACCGCCATCAAGCTGACCACCCTTGCCAAGGAACTCGGCAAGGTCGACCTGAAGAACATCAGCTTCATGACCGTTCCTGTGGTCGACAACCCGGACGAGCCGCCGACCAAGAGGGCGACCGTCGTCCTCGACCAGACCAAGGCCCCGCAGGTGTTCAGCATGGTCCAGAACGACGTCTCCTTCACCGAGGTGAAGAAGAAGGAGAAGGACGCCAAGAACGCCCAGGCCCAGGCCGAGGCGAAGCTGCTCCAGGGAACGCGCGCCAAGGCCGCCGACGTACGCGTCGACGTCTTCAACGGCAGCGGCATCCAGGGTGCGGCGCAGAAGACGATCGACTGGCTGCAGAACGATCAGGGCGTGACGCGGTCCACGAACAAGGCCAACGCCCCCGAGAAGGCGGCCAAGACCACGCTCACGTACGCACCGAACCAGGCCGATCAGGCCCGCAAGCTCGCGGACATGATGGGCCTGCCCGCCACGGCGCTCAAGCCGGGCACCACGGACGCCGGGGAGCGTGAGCCCATGACGCTCGTCCTCGGTTCCGACTTCAAGGGCGCGGGGGTGCCCATCACCGGTCCGGTAAAGGCGCCGGACGTCGACAAGGTGGAAGCCGACAAGAAGGTATGTGCCCAGTGA
- a CDS encoding LCP family protein yields the protein MTDSAGTPAEPDPPAGEETPRTDGEAGAADGAGATEGDAPRKRHWLRWTALGCSFVVLAAAGAGWWFYRKLDNNITTDTSAAAELRAYEKERPSAVASSARNILLIGSDTRTGAGNSQYGRDKGTQRSDTTILLHLAAGKESATAVSIPRDLMVGMPTCRTPDGTRTREQFAQFNSAFEIGGTACTIRTVERLTGIRIDHHMVIDFRGFKKMVDAVDGVEVCLKEPIDDSDARLKLPAGRQTLHGEQALGFVRARKSLGNGSDTERMDRQQQFLGALVSKVQSNGVLLNPTRLYPVLDAATKSITTDPGLDSLRDLYDLARSMRAIPTEKVRFLTVPRRPYSQNANRDELVQPEASQLFKRLREDRPVTVTPSASESAGEDTDGSGKPDDAGSPGPVPTPTFSGRSAAEGACP from the coding sequence GTGACGGACAGTGCCGGCACGCCCGCCGAACCGGACCCCCCGGCCGGGGAGGAGACGCCCCGCACCGACGGAGAGGCCGGCGCGGCGGACGGGGCGGGTGCCACCGAGGGCGACGCCCCGCGCAAGCGGCACTGGCTGCGCTGGACCGCGCTCGGGTGTTCGTTCGTCGTCCTCGCCGCGGCGGGTGCCGGCTGGTGGTTCTACCGCAAGCTCGACAACAACATCACCACCGACACCTCGGCCGCCGCCGAACTGCGCGCATACGAGAAGGAGCGCCCGAGCGCCGTCGCCTCGTCCGCGCGGAACATCCTGCTGATCGGCTCCGACACCCGGACCGGCGCCGGCAACTCCCAGTACGGGCGGGACAAGGGGACCCAGCGCTCGGACACGACGATCCTGCTGCATCTGGCGGCGGGGAAGGAGAGCGCGACGGCGGTCTCCATCCCGCGCGATCTGATGGTGGGGATGCCCACGTGTCGCACACCGGACGGAACGCGCACACGTGAACAATTCGCCCAGTTCAACTCGGCCTTCGAGATCGGCGGCACGGCCTGCACGATCCGTACCGTCGAGCGGCTGACCGGGATCCGGATCGACCACCACATGGTGATCGACTTCCGCGGCTTCAAGAAGATGGTCGACGCCGTGGACGGGGTGGAGGTCTGCCTCAAGGAGCCGATCGACGACTCCGACGCCAGGCTGAAGCTGCCGGCCGGGCGCCAGACGCTCCACGGCGAGCAGGCGCTGGGCTTCGTACGGGCCCGCAAGTCGTTGGGCAACGGAAGCGACACGGAACGCATGGACCGCCAGCAGCAGTTCCTGGGGGCCCTGGTCAGCAAGGTGCAGAGCAACGGCGTCCTGCTGAATCCGACCCGCCTGTACCCGGTCCTGGACGCGGCGACGAAGTCCATCACGACCGACCCGGGGCTCGACTCGCTCCGTGATCTGTACGACCTGGCGCGCTCCATGCGGGCCATCCCCACGGAGAAGGTGCGGTTCCTCACGGTGCCGCGGCGGCCGTACTCGCAGAACGCGAACCGGGACGAACTCGTACAACCCGAGGCGAGTCAACTCTTCAAGCGACTCCGCGAGGACAGGCCCGTGACGGTGACGCCCTCGGCGTCGGAGAGCGCGGGCGAGGACACGGACGGCAGCGGGAAGCCGGACGACGCGGGCTCGCCGGGTCCGGTGCCGACGCCGACGTTCTCGGGACGCAGCGCGGCGGAAGGAGCGTGCCCTTAG
- a CDS encoding TIGR03089 family protein has product MNASDRTPADLLRSALAADPARPLITFYDDATGERVELSVATFANWVAKTANLLQGELSASPGDRLALLLPAHWQTAVWLLACSSVGVTAELGGDPADADYVVAGPDTLDAGLACSGDRIALSLAPLGRRFPAPPAGYADYAVEVPSQGDRFAPFVPVDADAPALMVDGAELTGTQLVERARADAEALGLAPGARLLSGRTYDGWDGLSAGLYAPLATGASVVLCRNLDQLAPEALEKRVESERVTVTAV; this is encoded by the coding sequence GTGAACGCCAGCGACCGCACCCCCGCCGACCTGCTGCGATCCGCGCTCGCCGCGGACCCCGCCCGCCCCTTGATCACCTTCTACGACGACGCCACCGGTGAGCGCGTCGAATTGTCCGTCGCCACCTTCGCCAATTGGGTGGCCAAGACCGCCAATCTGCTCCAGGGCGAGCTCTCCGCCTCCCCCGGCGACCGGCTCGCGCTGCTGCTTCCCGCGCACTGGCAGACCGCCGTCTGGCTGCTGGCATGTTCGTCCGTCGGCGTGACCGCCGAGCTCGGCGGCGACCCGGCGGACGCCGACTACGTCGTCGCGGGGCCCGACACCCTCGACGCCGGGCTGGCCTGCTCGGGAGACCGGATCGCGCTCTCCCTCGCCCCGCTGGGCCGCCGCTTCCCGGCACCGCCCGCCGGTTACGCGGACTACGCGGTGGAGGTGCCGAGCCAGGGTGACCGGTTCGCCCCCTTCGTCCCGGTCGACGCGGACGCGCCCGCCCTGATGGTCGACGGTGCGGAACTGACGGGCACCCAGCTCGTGGAGCGGGCCCGCGCGGACGCCGAGGCCCTCGGCCTCGCACCCGGGGCGCGGCTGCTCTCCGGCCGCACCTACGACGGCTGGGACGGGCTCTCCGCCGGGCTGTACGCGCCGCTGGCGACCGGGGCCTCGGTCGTCCTGTGCCGGAACCTGGACCAACTGGCGCCCGAGGCGCTCGAGAAGCGGGTCGAGAGCGAGCGGGTCACGGTGACCGCGGTCTGA
- a CDS encoding peptidoglycan recognition protein: MRANLVSSIAVTCAAALALPLSLATPAAALQPGAPTMPTAVPAVVEPAAPAAPPVVDPAEQEAAPAAASSEADVAGSTQSLRLAPLGNGRRAIGPATPGAAQGLARRDVRPFSLVGVVWDDAQAHLHGTVQVRTRTTGSADWSEWQNVEIHNDDHGADPDTAEAASGATRGSTAPLWVGDSDGVEVRVEPERHEELAAEAEPLPAGLRIELVDPGPEPAADPGPQTRVAYGPRTAHRAPTVEEAAATSVNAHLAPVGTAAIPAAAAAPAAAAKPYIGPRPKIITRKGWGANEKLRKGGFVYTKAVKAAFVHHSATGNKYTCKQAPSVLRSIYRYHTQSSGWRDFGYNFAVDRCGNIYEGRAGGVAKPVRGAHTLGFNTNSMGIAVLGTYSSTTPPAAVVNAVAKLTAWKLGLHGVNPKGKTTLVSAGGKYKKGKKVTFNTIAGHRDGYATACPGARLYGKLGTARTTSAKYQGRP; the protein is encoded by the coding sequence ATGCGTGCCAACCTTGTCTCCTCGATCGCCGTGACATGCGCGGCGGCTCTCGCCCTTCCGTTGTCCCTCGCGACCCCTGCGGCGGCGCTGCAGCCGGGTGCGCCCACCATGCCGACGGCGGTGCCGGCCGTCGTCGAACCCGCCGCTCCGGCGGCGCCACCCGTCGTGGACCCCGCCGAGCAGGAAGCCGCGCCGGCCGCCGCCTCCTCGGAGGCGGACGTCGCCGGATCCACCCAGTCCCTTCGGCTCGCGCCGCTCGGGAACGGCCGCCGGGCCATCGGCCCCGCCACCCCGGGGGCGGCGCAAGGCCTGGCCCGACGGGACGTCAGACCCTTCTCCCTCGTGGGCGTCGTCTGGGACGACGCCCAGGCGCACCTGCACGGCACCGTCCAGGTCCGCACCCGGACGACCGGAAGCGCGGACTGGTCGGAGTGGCAGAACGTGGAGATCCACAACGACGACCACGGGGCCGACCCCGACACCGCCGAGGCCGCCTCGGGTGCGACCCGTGGATCCACCGCCCCGCTCTGGGTCGGCGACTCGGACGGCGTCGAGGTCCGCGTGGAGCCGGAGCGGCACGAGGAGCTCGCGGCCGAGGCCGAACCCCTCCCCGCCGGGCTCCGCATCGAGCTGGTCGACCCGGGCCCGGAGCCCGCCGCCGACCCGGGCCCCCAGACGCGCGTGGCGTACGGGCCGCGTACCGCGCACCGCGCGCCGACCGTCGAGGAGGCGGCCGCCACCTCCGTCAACGCCCACCTCGCCCCAGTCGGTACGGCGGCGATCCCGGCGGCCGCGGCTGCCCCTGCCGCCGCCGCGAAGCCGTACATCGGACCCCGCCCGAAGATCATCACGCGGAAGGGCTGGGGGGCGAACGAGAAGCTGCGCAAGGGAGGGTTCGTCTACACCAAGGCGGTCAAGGCGGCCTTCGTCCATCACAGCGCGACCGGCAACAAGTACACCTGCAAGCAGGCGCCCTCCGTCCTCCGCAGTATCTACCGCTACCACACCCAGAGCAGTGGCTGGCGTGACTTCGGCTACAACTTCGCCGTCGACAGGTGCGGAAACATCTACGAAGGACGCGCCGGGGGCGTGGCCAAGCCGGTCCGCGGCGCGCACACGCTCGGTTTCAACACCAACAGCATGGGCATCGCCGTCCTCGGCACCTACAGTTCGACGACCCCGCCGGCCGCCGTGGTCAACGCCGTCGCGAAGCTGACGGCGTGGAAGCTGGGGCTGCACGGGGTGAATCCGAAGGGGAAGACGACGCTGGTCTCGGCCGGCGGAAAGTACAAGAAGGGCAAGAAGGTCACCTTCAACACCATCGCGGGACACCGTGACGGCTACGCCACGGCCTGCCCGGGAGCGCGTCTCTACGGGAAGCTCGGCACCGCGAGGACCACGTCGGCGAAGTACCAGGGACGGCCGTGA